A genomic region of Candidatus Pseudomonas phytovorans contains the following coding sequences:
- the lepB gene encoding signal peptidase I translates to MSLNFPLLLVIAVFVCGLLGLIDLLFLAPRRRSAIANYQGSVSQPEMAVVERLNKEPLLVEYGKSFFPVLFIVLVLRSFLVEPFQIPSGSMKPTLEVGDFILVNKFSYGIRLPVIDKKVIEVGDPQRGDVMVFRYPSDPNVNYIKRVVGLPGDQIRYTNDKRLFVNGQPIAEQLVGAEPGTLGSAELYKEKLGEAEHLIRKEMSRYRMPPDQQWTVPAGHYFMMGDNRDNSNDSRYWDDPNIPKELHGMVPDRNIVGKAFAVWMSWPEPKLSHLPNLSRVGLIH, encoded by the coding sequence ATGTCGCTAAATTTCCCGCTGTTGCTAGTCATCGCCGTCTTCGTCTGCGGTCTGCTGGGCTTGATCGACTTGCTGTTCCTGGCCCCGCGCCGGCGTTCGGCAATCGCCAACTATCAGGGCAGCGTCAGCCAGCCCGAGATGGCCGTGGTCGAGCGCCTGAACAAGGAACCGTTGCTGGTCGAGTACGGCAAATCGTTCTTTCCGGTGCTGTTCATCGTGCTGGTGCTGCGTTCATTCCTGGTCGAGCCGTTCCAGATCCCTTCGGGGTCGATGAAACCGACCCTGGAAGTGGGCGACTTCATCCTGGTGAACAAGTTCTCGTACGGTATTCGCCTGCCGGTGATCGACAAGAAAGTCATAGAGGTGGGTGACCCGCAACGCGGTGATGTAATGGTGTTCCGCTACCCGAGCGACCCGAACGTCAACTACATCAAGCGTGTGGTCGGCCTGCCAGGTGACCAGATCCGCTACACCAACGACAAGCGTCTGTTCGTTAACGGCCAGCCGATTGCCGAACAACTGGTGGGCGCCGAGCCGGGTACCTTGGGCAGCGCCGAGCTGTACAAGGAAAAGCTTGGCGAGGCCGAACACCTGATCCGCAAGGAAATGAGCCGTTATCGCATGCCGCCGGACCAGCAGTGGACCGTGCCGGCAGGCCATTACTTCATGATGGGCGACAACCGCGACAACTCCAACGACAGCCGTTACTGGGATGACCCGAACATCCCGAAGGAATTGCATGGCATGGTTCCGGACCGGAACATCGTCGGCAAGGCCTTTGCGGTGTGGATGAGCTGGCCAGAGCCCAAGCTCAGCCACTTGCCCAACCTGTCGCGGGTCGGCCTGATCCATTGA
- the rnc gene encoding ribonuclease III, translating into MTASLAHLERKLGYTFKNQDQMLLALTHRSYAGRNNERLEFLGDAILNFVAGEALFERFPQAREGQLSRLRARLVKGETLARLARGFDLGEYLRLGSGELKSGGFRRESILADALEALIGAIYLDADMDTARERVLAWLADEFEGLTLVDTNKDPKTRLQEFLQSRSCELPRYEVVDIQGEPHCRTFFVECEVVLLNNKSRGQGVSRRIAEQVAAASALIALGVENGND; encoded by the coding sequence ATGACTGCTTCCCTTGCCCATCTGGAGCGAAAGCTCGGTTATACCTTCAAGAACCAGGACCAGATGCTCCTGGCGCTGACCCATCGCAGTTACGCCGGGCGCAATAACGAGCGCCTGGAGTTCCTCGGTGACGCCATTCTCAACTTTGTCGCCGGCGAAGCGCTGTTCGAGCGCTTCCCGCAGGCCCGCGAAGGCCAGCTGTCGCGCCTGCGCGCGCGCTTGGTCAAGGGCGAGACCCTGGCCCGTCTGGCCCGTGGTTTTGACCTGGGCGAATACTTGCGCCTGGGTTCGGGAGAACTCAAAAGTGGCGGTTTTCGTCGCGAGTCGATCCTGGCCGACGCCCTGGAGGCACTGATTGGTGCCATCTACCTGGACGCCGACATGGACACGGCCCGGGAGCGCGTGCTGGCCTGGCTGGCCGACGAGTTTGAAGGCCTGACCCTGGTCGACACCAACAAGGACCCGAAAACCCGCCTGCAAGAATTCCTGCAATCGCGTAGCTGTGAGCTGCCGCGTTACGAAGTAGTGGATATCCAGGGTGAACCGCACTGCCGCACGTTCTTCGTCGAATGCGAAGTCGTGCTGCTGAACAACAAGAGCCGTGGTCAGGGCGTTAGCCGGCGTATTGCCGAGCAAGTCGCTGCCGCGTCTGCACTGATCGCCCTGGGCGTGGAGAATGGCAATGACTGA
- the era gene encoding GTPase Era: MTDNNPTRCGYVAIVGRPNVGKSTLLNHILGQKLAITSRKPQTTRHNMLGIKTEGDVQAIYVDTPGMHKANDKALNRYMNRTASAALKDVDVVIFVVDRTKWTDEDQLVLERVQYVTGPLIIAVNKTDRMEEKAELIPHLQWLQEQLPNAEVMPISAQQGHNLEALEAQIAKHLPENDHFFPEDQITDRSSRFLAAELVREKIMRQLGAELPYQITVEIEEFKQQGHVLHIHALILVERDGQKKIIIGDKGERIKRIGSEARKDMEVLFDSKVMLNLWVKVKGGWSDDERALRSLGYGDL; encoded by the coding sequence ATGACTGATAACAACCCGACCCGCTGTGGCTACGTAGCCATTGTCGGCCGCCCCAACGTCGGCAAGTCGACCCTGCTCAACCACATCCTCGGCCAGAAGCTGGCGATTACCTCGCGCAAGCCGCAGACCACCCGCCACAACATGCTCGGGATCAAGACCGAAGGTGATGTGCAGGCGATCTACGTCGATACCCCCGGTATGCACAAGGCCAACGACAAGGCCCTGAACCGCTACATGAACCGCACTGCATCGGCCGCCCTGAAGGACGTCGATGTGGTGATCTTCGTTGTCGACCGCACCAAGTGGACCGACGAAGACCAGTTGGTGCTGGAGCGCGTGCAGTATGTGACCGGCCCGCTGATCATCGCGGTCAACAAGACCGACCGCATGGAAGAGAAGGCCGAGCTGATCCCGCACCTGCAGTGGCTGCAAGAGCAACTGCCGAATGCCGAGGTCATGCCGATTTCCGCGCAGCAGGGGCACAACCTCGAAGCGCTGGAAGCGCAGATTGCCAAGCACCTGCCAGAGAACGATCACTTCTTCCCGGAAGACCAGATCACCGACCGGAGCAGCCGCTTCCTGGCCGCTGAACTGGTTCGCGAGAAGATCATGCGTCAGTTGGGTGCGGAGCTGCCGTACCAGATCACCGTAGAGATCGAAGAGTTCAAGCAGCAGGGCCATGTGCTGCACATCCACGCGCTGATCCTGGTTGAGCGCGACGGTCAGAAGAAAATCATCATTGGCGACAAGGGCGAGCGCATCAAGCGCATCGGCTCCGAGGCGCGCAAGGACATGGAAGTGCTGTTTGATTCCAAGGTCATGCTCAACCTGTGGGTCAAGGTGAAAGGCGGCTGGTCCGACGACGAGCGCGCCCTGCGCTCGCTGGGCTACGGCGACCTCTAA
- the recO gene encoding DNA repair protein RecO gives MEQPVGQPAYVLHSRAYKETSALVDFFTPQGRMRAVLRRARGKGGSLVRPFVPLEVELRGRGELKNVGRMDGAGIATWLHGDALFSGLYLNELLMRLLPAEAPFPALFAHYALTLQALAEGRPLEPLLRSFEWRLLDELGYAFSLNHDVNDQPIVADGLYRLRVDAGLERVELVQPGLFRGIELMALADADWDTPGALLAAKRLMRQALAVHLGAKPLVSRELFRKR, from the coding sequence ATGGAACAGCCAGTCGGCCAACCGGCCTACGTCCTGCATAGCCGTGCCTACAAGGAAACCAGCGCGCTGGTGGACTTCTTCACGCCGCAGGGCCGCATGCGCGCGGTGCTGCGCCGTGCGCGTGGCAAGGGCGGCAGCCTGGTGCGGCCGTTCGTGCCACTTGAGGTAGAGCTGCGTGGGCGTGGCGAGCTGAAAAACGTCGGGCGCATGGACGGCGCCGGCATCGCCACCTGGCTGCACGGTGACGCCCTGTTCAGCGGGTTGTACCTCAATGAACTGCTCATGCGCCTGTTGCCCGCCGAAGCGCCATTCCCGGCCCTGTTCGCGCACTACGCCCTGACCTTGCAAGCCCTGGCCGAGGGGCGACCGCTGGAGCCGCTGCTGCGCTCGTTCGAATGGCGGCTGCTGGACGAACTCGGTTATGCGTTCTCCTTGAACCATGACGTCAACGACCAACCCATCGTGGCCGACGGCCTGTACCGCTTGCGTGTGGATGCCGGCCTGGAGCGGGTCGAACTGGTGCAGCCCGGCCTGTTCCGTGGCATCGAGCTAATGGCTCTGGCCGACGCCGACTGGGACACCCCAGGCGCTTTGCTCGCGGCCAAGCGCCTGATGCGCCAGGCCTTGGCGGTTCACCTTGGCGCAAAACCGCTGGTCAGCCGGGAACTGTTTCGCAAGCGCTGA
- the pdxJ gene encoding pyridoxine 5'-phosphate synthase, whose product MTHSNRMLLGVNIDHVATLRQARGTRYPDPVKAALDAEEAGADGITVHLREDRRHIQERDVVLLKDVLQTRMNFEMGVTEEMMAFAEKIRPAHICLVPETRQELTTEGGLDVAGQEARIKAAVERLARTGAEVSLFIDADERQIEASRRVGAPAIELHTGRYADAQTPTEVAEELQRIVDGVAFGVGQGLIVNAGHGLHYHNVEAVAAIKGINELNIGHALVAHALFVGFKAAVAEMKALIVAASR is encoded by the coding sequence GTGACTCACAGCAACCGCATGCTTCTCGGCGTAAACATCGACCACGTGGCGACCCTGCGCCAGGCTCGGGGCACGCGTTACCCTGATCCGGTCAAGGCTGCCCTGGACGCCGAAGAGGCCGGCGCCGATGGCATCACCGTGCACCTGCGCGAAGACCGTCGACACATCCAGGAGCGCGACGTTGTGCTGCTCAAGGATGTGCTGCAGACGCGCATGAACTTCGAAATGGGCGTCACCGAAGAGATGATGGCCTTTGCCGAGAAGATCCGCCCGGCGCATATCTGCCTGGTGCCTGAAACCCGCCAGGAACTGACCACTGAAGGTGGCCTGGACGTAGCGGGGCAGGAGGCGCGGATCAAGGCGGCAGTGGAGCGGCTGGCACGTACCGGTGCCGAGGTGTCCTTGTTCATTGATGCCGACGAACGGCAGATCGAGGCTTCGCGCCGTGTGGGTGCGCCGGCCATAGAGCTGCACACCGGGCGTTACGCCGATGCCCAAACCCCGACCGAAGTGGCCGAGGAGTTGCAACGTATTGTTGATGGCGTGGCATTTGGTGTGGGGCAGGGGCTGATCGTGAATGCTGGCCACGGGCTGCATTACCACAACGTCGAGGCGGTGGCGGCTATCAAGGGTATCAATGAGCTGAACATTGGCCATGCGCTGGTGGCGCATGCCCTGTTTGTCGGTTTCAAGGCTGCTGTGGCTGAGATGAAGGCACTGATCGTGGCAGCTTCGCGCTGA